The segment GATCACACAAGGACAGAGAAGTTAAGACACACGCGAAGAGAGCCAAGAGGCCGTCATCGACGTCAACGTTGCTTCACACAGCAGAGGAATACTCGGAATGTTTTTTCTGCAAAGCAAAGGATCACAAGACGGCTGAGTGCCAAGCGACGGTTTTCAGTAGAAGAAAAGCTACGCAAGCTCAAAGAAGGAGGGCGATGCTTTAGGTGCACCTTGCCCAACCACGTATCCAGGAGGTGTTGGCGTAAAGTAGAGTGCAGTAAGTGTCAAGGAAGACATGCTGCTTCTGTGTGTAGTCCCAGGGGAGACAGCTCGCTCAGCACAGACAAGTCGACGTCGGAATCGTCGCAGTTCAGTTTAGAGCTGACTCGACGCACCAAAGGCCCGGAGACTATACTACAGACAGTAGTCGCTTGGTGTAAAGGTCCGGGGGGAGCGAGCAAAGGCAAGATAATGTTCGACACGGGCAGTCAAAGGACATTTGTTACTCAACGAACCGCCCAAAATTTGAAGTGTGAGACAGTCGGCCAAGAACGACTGAAAGTAGGAGTCTTTGGGGGACGACAAGAAGAAAGAACGTTTCGGAGAGTATCCATAAGGCTTCTCAGTCTACAGGGTGGCAATGAGTACGACATGGAAGCGCTAGTCACCGACGTCATCAGTGGCCAAAACACACCTACGCCATGCTCCTTCATAATCGACAAAATGAGAGCGAATGACCTTCCAGTCCAGCAGCTGGTGTGTCCAGAAAATGAAGAGGAAATACAGGTTCTCATAGGCACCGATCAGTACTGGGATCTAGTGACTGGAAGGATTGTACGACTAGGCAGCAGCATAAGAGCAGTGAAGACACGGATCGGCTGGATGGTACATGGAGTGTCACCTAGAGCAGGGACAATTCAGCATTGCAATCAAACGTTGGTGCTCAGACTGTCCGTAGACGAAGACGAAGGGAATTCGACACTAGAAAAGTTTTGGCAGCTCGAATCCATTGGCGTGGTTCCAGACACGGATGACGAACAAGAGAATCCGGTACTACGTCGGTTCTTCCAAAGTGTGACACAAAATGGAGGGCGCTATGAAGTTGCGCTCCGTACAAGTCGACGCTGAATTTGGGAAACAACAAAGGAGTGGCGTTGAAGAGGCTCACACAGTTAACTAGGAGATTGGCTCGCAACGAAGAGTTGCTGAAGAGGTATGACGAAGCGATCCGGATGTACAGTGATAACAGCATGGCAGAAAGAGTGGTTGACGAAGTTGACGAAGGACAAAGCGTCGTGTACTATATGCCACATCAAGCCATTTTGAGAGAATCTAGTAGTACGACTAAGACTAGAGTGGTGTTCGATTGCTCATCCAGTTGCGGCTCAACAAAATCGCTTAACCAGTGCCTAGAAGCTGGACCGAACTTAAATCCGGACGTCGTGGGATTACTGCTGAATTTCCGGGTCCATAAGATCGCCTTGGTGGCCGATGTAGAAAAAGCCTTTTTGCAAATAACCGTGAGGGAAGAGGACAGAAACGCCTTACGGTATTTGTGGTATGAGACAAAACCAGAAGCGGGAATGCCACTACCACCGGTAGAAAGCTGGAGGATGACGAGGGTTCCCTTCGGCACGACGGCAAGCCCGTTTTTGCTCGCGGCTACTTTGCGCAGCCACTTCAAGATGATGGAAGAGGAATATCCAGAAACAGCACGACTCCTTAGTAGCCACATGTACGTGGATGATCTTATAACCGGAGCAAATGACGTACAAGAAGCACAGAAGATCGCAAAAGAAGCGACGGCGATCTTGGAACAAGCGAAAATGAGGCTGCATAAGTGGGCACAAATCATAGCGACGTGGCGCGAGTCCCTCCACGCAGAGTCGGGCGAACGAGCATTGGGTGATCCCAAAGATATGCAGAAAGTGTCTAGGAATATCGTGGTTGCCGGACACGGACGTTTTAACATTTGGCATGAGCGACTTGTGGAGTCTACACCATGAAGGTGGCGACACGAAACGACGTGTCTTGCAGATCATAGCCCGCCTATATGATCCACTGGGAATGTTGGCACCGTTTACGATCCGTGGTAAAATCCTTTTCCAACTGTTGTGGAAGCGCATGATTGGATGGGAAGACATTTACATACAGATCTTCACAACAACGTGGATCCGGTGGGGCTCCGAACTACAGGATCTACCAGACATAAGAGTACCGAGGTACTATGGCGGAGCAAGGACAATGACGTGGTACATACAGAGATACACATGTTTTGTGATGCGAGTCCTACAGCGTACGGTGCGGTAGGCGTACACAGTTATGGAGACTCTTGTGGAAGAAGAGACCGCAGCGATGCAGGATGGCAAAGTCAGGCTCGCCCCAATAAAAGAGCTGACAATACCTCGACTGGAGTTGATGGCATGTCTAGTGGGAGCAAGGCTTGTCTCCTACATCACTGAAATCAGTCCAGTTCGACTTCACTTTGGGGGACGGATTCCAGAATAGCGCTTTGCTGGATACGTGGGATCCCCAGCGCTGGAAGCAGTTCGTGCAGAAAACCGGGTACAAGAAATTCAGAGGCTTACTCAAATAGATGGATTGGAAGGTATTGCAAGGGCAAAGAAAACCCAGCAGATCTACTGACCATAGGAATGCAAGCAAAGAAGATGACTGAAAGCGAGCTGTGGTGGTCAGGACCAAGCTGGATGACTCGAAGCGACAGCGGAATGGCCTGTGTGGAACATGGACGATGACCTTGAGAGAAACGAATTGGAggagaagaaaacaaaattaaGTTCTGCAAACGTCTTGACTACAGAGACGGAAGACGTCATAGAGATTGGAAAGGTAACAGCTCTGTGAGAAGGTTACATCGGGTTGTGGCCTGGATTTGCGATTCAGAGGGAACGCTACAAAGAAAAGTTACACTACCGACCCCTGACAGCGCAGGAGTTTGCAACGTGCCGAAGAGTGTTGTATCAAACTTGTGCAAGGAAAAGCCTTTTCCAGAAGAAATAGCGGCTGTGCTGATAACAAGCCATTACCAACATGGTCAACATTGCAAGGCAAGCAAGTTGTTTTATGGACACGCAGTGGCGTACTGAGAGTAGCAGGTCGGCTACATCACAGTGATTTGCCGTATGATCAGAAACACCCCGTCGTCCCTACAAAGAAGAATCATTAATGCGGAACCGCTTGATCAG is part of the Ornithodoros turicata isolate Travis unplaced genomic scaffold, ASM3712646v1 Chromosome26, whole genome shotgun sequence genome and harbors:
- the LOC135373601 gene encoding uncharacterized protein LOC135373601, which gives rise to MAERVVDEVDEGQSVVYYMPHQAILRESSSTTKTRVVFDCSSSCGSTKSLNQCLEAGPNLNPDVVGLLLNFRVHKIALVADVEKAFLQITVREEDRNALRYLWYETKPEAGMPLPPVESWRMTRVPFGTTASPFLLAATLRSHFKMMEEEYPETARLLSSHMYVDDLITGANDVQEAQKIAKEATAILEQAKMRLHKWAQIIATWRESLHAESGERALGDPKDMQKVSRNIVVAGHGRFNIWHERLVESTP